The Larimichthys crocea isolate SSNF chromosome I, L_crocea_2.0, whole genome shotgun sequence genomic interval ATTACACATATATGTGGACATCTCAGGTAATTCATGCAAAGAAAATGtacagggatgtccaaagtatggcccgggggccaatcatggcctgcggtcagatttcatgtggcctGACGCttcatttttacaatatattatttatggcttGCTAgaattgtcagatactgtatggctggaagatttggaatttttggttgacataacgaagcatttaaacctttaattaaggacataactgctggtgtacCTGTAGAtgtaacacaaaatattactttctgaatgattttgtaagagtgatacattttaaacttaaataattaacagactttgcattactcataataagtcatgtttagaatgaacaaGAGGATACAACTTTTAACTCCAGAtctgaaagagaggaagaactGTTTTTTGACCTAACTGGCTCAgatttgtaatttaaaaaaaagatattgtgagaatgaaaacaaaattgctacagaacagtgcatttgtatgtaacttttattggtcattttttcatttttaatatgttatTATTGGCCTCCGGGCATTTTCaaattgtcaaatctggccctctttaaaaaaagataattcaCCAAACACAAATATTCTTGTTGAATAAACATACTTTTTATCTTTATAAATCAAGGAAAAATTATGTTGCtgtaacatttgaaaaatgatcAATAGATggataattaataaaacagacTACAGCTGAATGttatctgaaatatttatttagcttGACAGTGAACAGACAGGTTAAGCACCTCAAATACAACATTTGTaaaaagtcaagtcaactttattatcaatgctgccatatgtacaggacatacagagaattgaaatagcgtttccctcttattcctagtgcaaacagcaataaacatgaaatataaaatataaagtatataatataaaatacagaaaatttatacaagctaaaagataTCTTAGAAAGACAGTGGCAAAtctaaaagatataaacagtataaatatggcaagtgtagcagtataaacagaattaacagtataaacagtgagctaaatcaaaaataaaagatgtataCAGTGTAAACAATATTGTAAACAGTTGGTGTACCGCAGTtgactgtacacagtgcaatTTGGTTTGTAagagtttttagagtttgtaAGGTGGCTGGTGCCATTAGGTTTGTGCATGGAGTGAGGGGGGAGAGTCAGTGTCCAGAGTTTGTTGGGGCATGGGGCAGAGgccagaggagggagggggggcaccaatgatcttctcagctgctctcactatgcGCTGCAGGGTCTTCTGGCAGGATGCAGTGCAGCTGCCATACCACgcagtgatgcagctggtcaggatgctcttGGTGGTTCCACGGTAGAAGGTGCACATGGTGGACACTGGAGCTCTGGCTCTTCTCAGTCTGCAGAGAAAGTAGAGGCGCTGCTGAGCTTTCCTGGCCAGTGATGCAGCGTTGCTGCTCTAGGAGAGGTCCTCAGTGAGGTGCACACCCAGGAACTtggtgctgctcactctctccacagcaGCACCGTTGATGGTCAGTGGAGGGTGCTGGGTGGAGGCTCTCTGGAAGTTGACAACaatctccttcgtcttctccACATTAATAGAGAGATTGTTGTCTCTGCATCACATGGCCAGTTGGCTCACCTCGTCCCTGTAGTTTGCCTCATCGTTGTTGTTGATGAGCCCCACCACGGTAGTGTCGTCCGCAAACTTGATGAAGAGGTTACTATTGTGTTTTGGTGTGCAGTCGTGGGTCAGCAGGGTGAAGAGTAGGGGGTTGAGCACGCATCCTTGGGGGGCCcctgtgttcagtgtgatggtgcAGGATGGTGCCGACCCGGACTGCCTGTGGTCTTCTGGTCAGGAAGTCCAGCAACCAGTTGCACAGTGAGGTGACCAGTCCTAGACAGTCCAGTTTCTGTATCAGCTGCTGGGGAATGATTGTGTTGAAAGCTGAACTAAAGTCTAAGAACAGCATCTTCGCATATGATGTGATGAAGGCGAAAATGTTTCAGAAGGGTCTCTTGACTGGAGCTTGCAAATTTGCAAAATCTGCACACCATGAAATCCACCcctgaaacaaagagacacatagCACAAAGTCAGCTTTGCTAGAAGCACTTTCACAATAGTCTCTGTACTTTATAACACAACACAGCTCTATTTCCCCAATATATGACCTATTTCATCGAAGCCATGACAAGTCCATCCATAttcaatgacaatgacaacgaCAATGGCTGGATTTCacaaatacagtattatattctCATAACTCACAGTCAGCATCTATTATTACTGGAAATACAGTaaattacataataaaaatgtggtGAATATGACAGACATGACAGGTTATGCTAACAcataatgctgcaaataaaatgctCCTCTATTACTCTATTAGCGGGGGAGGGTGTCGTTCGCAGTTATTTAGAGCTGCTGGCGACGAAGATAGGTAGCCAGGGGGAGTTAGTGGTGCACGTGTCAGGAGGGGAGGCTGATTGCCTCCTGTAGTTAGATCAGGGCCTTTGTAGAGAGTGCCGTGTGGCCATCTCTCCCTGGGCAGCCGTCACAGTGCCCTCCAGGTTGCCAGCCAGTTCCTGTGTGTGGGGTGTTGCATGGACTCTGCGTGCTGTGTTAAAGTGTACCTTAAAAGCTAGTGACACTAGCCTGATGTGCAGTGGGTTTTCATTCCGCGTGCTGTGTTGAAAGCGTGCCTTAGAAACTAGTGAAGCTAGCCGATGTGTAGTGGATTGTATTAGAGGTGAGCCCCCACCTGTTTTATGAACTTTTGCTAATTATTAATAAAGGttgttatttactgtacatcatCCCTGTCTATGTGTTTGTTCGGAGGTTCTGACATCAGTAGCTTTTATAGCTAaaggtgaaaacacacatttattacattattaacgACATATAATGCTGGAGTTAAAATTACGTTATGAGCTATATTAGCCTCAGCTACATAAAACGAGTGTTTGTGattagggatgcaaattatcgattaattcattaatcgttagttgattgaccttatcgatcgattaacgattaactgataagcggcttttttcctgagaacatacattttctcacggtgtctttaacataaagcaaaatattgtttatatactgaataaaaatgcatgttatatttctcaactaatgttttattgtaccagttgggataTGGTACAAatatggcatttaaccaaaataaattctgcacagaaaattgaaatacataaaaaaatatgggcttagcctacacagtattaagcctacatataattatctggtaaagtactcagatgaaaaacttgaaacattagcagcagcacttataatctcccttcTTCTGAGAAAGGTCACAGTAAGATTACTAGTCCTGGAAACTGACAGTAACATGTCATACTGAACACAGcttaaatcatccctgaggaaggtgacagtaaaattagagggcctctattaaacaatttcctgcagaaattctgagagtgacgagtgggctgagcgtttatttacacacaggagcagatagcgatgacgcgctagcaattagcattagcatgttagcaatcagcatgtatttaattcttagtggctaatgctaattgctagcgcgtcagcatGTCCTTGTTAGGCCGATTTAAAATAGTAGTTaggacaacaaagaaaaaataatgctGGGGGGACAAGATTTTATATATTGCATATTGCAAAGCCTTATTTCTGAGTCAGTTTAATTTGAAAACTCTAATGAGATCAACAGTTACTAGTTaccatttttacagtgtaaaagcTTGAGAACCACTGCAATTAATGACCTTGATCATTTTTTGACACAACACTGTCCAAGATTTATTCATCAATAACGATTTAAGGGTTTGAGAAATTCATAATGACGGAAAGGCAACCCCAAAATACTTTTCATTTCATATAATGTATAAAAGGAGACCTTGTTAAAGATAAAGTGTATCCCTTCTTTAAGATAAAGTCAAACTGAATACATCAATATCACTATGCCTACTGAACTATCAAGTGACATTTATTAAATCTATTATTAAAAGATACAACTCCCTTTTTCAGTGTTATACAAGCGTCATACAGTTGTGAAAGAATGGAGGTCTAACCAGCCCAGTAAATGGACTGAGTATGTTCTACTCCTTACCAGAAAAATGACTGTaatgcagttttattgtttgtcacGCAAAGAAGAATTAGGAGAGTTAAGAGCAACACTGTcattttgctgttattttcaagTTTCCTTATGGACAGAGAGGTATTCACTAGTGTGGACACATGATTTCTGCGAACACGTGATTTTTGTGACGTTACGATTACGATGTAATACATGAAATATCCTGAGAAACATTTTGCAAATGTGAGCTTGGTATGCCTTGGTATGTCTTTTTAGCTGAAATCTGAAAGTTACAACTTCTAAAATAGTGGCACTAAAACCATCTATGATACTATTATCTTGGTGCCATTACCACAACGCCTCTGAAAAGTGAAGGTACTGGCTGGGTTCGGGTCTTGTTTTTAGGCATGTGCAGGACTCTACTTTCAATACAACAACAAGTTAATAAAATGCTGTACACTGGTGAAGAATTGAACTGCCAACGATTAAGCTGAAAGCTTTTCTAGACCATTGATTGGTTGATTTGAATTCCCAGCTTGTGTCCTGTTGTTTTCAGACAACATATTAATAACAATCAGTGAGATGAGGGAACAGAGATGTTGGGGGTGGATATATGTAACAAAaggatacatacacacacacatatatcaagATTTTCTAACCATGATGGATAATGTTTCTCTGATaagaatgttttttctttctggtttaAATGAAACAGTGAACTACAGATtgactctcttctctctcacattACTATGTTACTGTTTGATTTTGCTGTTTAATGTTTCTCTCATTGTGACCATCATCTTGGATAAAAACCTCCATGAACCTATGTATATTCTATTATGTGTTTTGGGCATCAATGGACTTTATGGCACAACAGGTTTCTACCCCAAGTTTCTCTGGGATCTACTTTCTCCTGTTCATGTTATCTCTTATTCTGGATGCCTTGTTCAGGCTCAAGTAGTGTACTCATTTGCCTGCTGTGATATGTCTATTCTTGTAGTCATGGCATATGACAGATACGTGGCTATCTGTCAACCACTGGAGTACCACTCTATCCTATCAAAGAAAAGACTAATTATTTTGGCATGTTACTCTTGGCTAACACCGTTCTGCATTTTTGGCataaatgtttttctaacaTCTAGGTTAAAGTTGTGCAGCCCATATATTGCcagacttttttgtgtgaattgGATTATTGTTAAACTTGCTTGTTTCCCAGCTGAAACAACTCTTAACAATATAGTTGCATACATAACAATGATCATTTATGTCTTTCATggtgtttttatagttttgtcaTACATGATTCTCATTAAAACATGTGTAAACTCTATAGAAAACAGGGCAAAGTTCATGCAAACATGTGTGCCACATTTAACCTCCTTAATCACTTTCCTTCTGACTCTACTGTTTGATGTTATGAATATGCGATATAATTCAAATAAGTTACCTCAAATGTGTGAGGGATGGGGACCCACCCGAGGGCTAACCCAAGGTAAGACAGTCTAGTCATGAAGGACCCCGAAGGGACCCATCCCATCCAACTACCGGCCAATTACCTGTCTCTGCACAACATGGAAGGCCCTGTCAGGAATCATGTGGCAAAAATGAGTAAGTATGTGGCTCATACATGAGCGAGGCACAGAAAGGAATTGGCAAGTAACACCAGGGGAGCCAAGCACCAGCTATGGTTGATAGAACAGTCGCCCGAGACtacaaaaagagacagaccAACCTGTGCACTGCCTGGATTGACTACAGAAAGTCTACGGCTCACATGCCGCACACCGGATACTGGAATGTCTGGAACTGTATAAGATCAACAGGAACCTAAGGACCTTCATCCAGAACTCAGAAGAAATGTGGAACAACCCTAGAGGCCAATTCAAAACCCAGTGCccaagtcaacatcaagtgcggcatataccaaggagatgcactatcaccactgctgttttgCATAGGCCTGAACCCCCTCGTCAGATCTCACGAAGAGCAGTTACGGGTACCGATTCTGTAGTGGGGGCAACAATtgccacctgctctacatggatgacatcagctgtatgccaggaacgagcgagaaatagactcactgatccacaccaccaggatctacAGCTGACATAGGGATGTCATTCGGATTGGACAGTGTGCCGGATGGTCTCAAAGAGAGCAAGATGATCCAGACTGAGGGATTGGACCCCCGAGGGCAACATAGGTGATATCCAAGACAGTTACAAGTACCTTGGCATCccacaggctaatggaaacctgaagaggccacaaggaagtcaaccacagccaaatacctccagaCAGTAAGGCAGGCCCTGAAAAGTCAGTTGCATGGTAAGAACAAAGTCCAAGCCATCACATGTACCACTACCAGTCATCGATACTTCGCTGGTATCAAACTGGCCAATGAGGAGATAGAAGCACCGACTATCAAGACTAGaaaagctcctcaccatgcatggagggttccaccccaagtccaACACCTGAGGCTATACACTAAGCGGAAGGAATGAGGGAGGCCGAGGGCTAGTGAGCGTCAAGGCCacggtccaggatgaaacatcgaAATACAAgaatacatcagaaagatggccccgaaggatgaactgctaagtgaatttctcaggcagcagaaccagatgagggtgagggaggaggagacgacAGCCTGAGGTacaaacccctacatggcatgtccaccgtcagatagaggaagtgtTGATATCAAGAaaatcctaccagtggctggataatgcagtGGAAACGACAGCGAgacagaggcactaatcatggcagcacaaggacaggccataagcacaagacCATAGAGGCCAGATCTGCCAGAGTAGATCAGACCCAAGATGCGACTGTGCAAAAAgagcccctgagacagtccgcacatagtagcagggtgtaagatgctagaCTGGATAAcatacatggagaggcacaaccaacGGGCTGGGATAGTaatacaggaacatctgcaaccagtatggaatagaaaGTACCCAAATCCCAATGGGCCCATACCACGAAGGTGGCTgagagaacaacagggccaaggtgctgtgggacttcagcttccagactgacaaacacggtcctggctaaccaaccagacatagtggtggtggacaaagagcagggGGTAGGGGGGGTTTGATGTGGCAATCCAGCTGACGTaacatcaggaagaagaaacatgaGAAACTGAGAAGTATGAAGGGtgtgaaagagcagctggaatggatgtggaaggtcaagggtttgCGTGGTCCCTGTGTAGTGGGGGCACTTGaggcagtaacccccaaactgggagagtggctctAGGCAATTCCAGGAAACaaatctgaagcctcagtccagaagatgCAGTCCTAGGTACATCGAAGAACTACGCAGGAACCTCAAACTCCCAGGAGGAGGACCtgagcttgaggatgacacggaaTACCACCCCCGCCGGGGTGAGaagggataaaaaaataaaataaacaaaaaaaaaaatatatctactATACTAGATATCTATCATCTATATTAATAGAtctagattattattatatatatatctatatatatatatatatatatatatatatatatatatatatcaggaGGGTTATATTTGCACAATGCTTAAAGATTGCAACTATGGTGATAACACTTGAAGGCTCTTCCAGACTGTTAATGAGGCTGGCTGAATTCCTACGTCATTTGTTGATATAGTCAGCGAGAATATTATTAACAGTGCAAAAGAGAGCCCGACACCATTAGGACTCTGAGTTACTCGTTgcaagaaaaactaaaacaaacaaactcacatcagcgattatctacttgtctctgcactatccttagaaatgttctgtttgtgcacgaacaggtctctttACTATAGTGACCACAATCTAatagtttcaccagtttctgttagccacactaactagcgatagcaatggcttctctctgctcccctgctctctcttctcctcctctctcctgtcctgctctctcctgccctgtgtgccacatatttactgtagttACTCCTAGTCCTCCTTTAGTGGTAACCAgtggttaaattggcttttgtAAGGAGGGGGGGCCGTTCTTCACTCACAGTGGTCGTTAGCTCTCAAAACAACCTCGCACCATaggtttaatacatattttatcaatttataacctacttatttatatctcacaCTAATTCACATATTGGCAACTTATTTAGCCTACATTTCACCATCAATCTACACTGCAATTTGTAAAACATATTCACAATATACACAATTTACATATTAACACAATTCAcgtattaacttttttttttttttttttttacatcccaTCAATTTACACTGTTATTTGCATTACTTATTTACATCTCACACCATaaattcacatacacacactttcttacatgtcacaacatcaaaccaaatatcagcagttgccagtcattacaattaattcacaaTTTTCCAAATAGGACTTGGATCTCTTGTCTTCtgcctttcctttctctgtctacATACTATATTGTCTGCTGACCTCCGggcaggctcggactggcagtctgtgctaccgggcaaatgccagatgggccggtccatctcggccacatttgggccggtggcctccgatgtttttttgtatgtatgtatttgttattttgtagcctttgcaacacTTGCCCatcagcccaaaatggacttgcggcccatttgcatccaattggaataggctttgggttgcactggctaatatcggttaatatttgcctcttcatgacaggttcagaacacacccccctcccctgccccctcaaatggatgcgtccatgcagccgctaggtttatgtgaaaccgaaacagggatagactcatatacagtctatagataaacttcatactgtatgttgcacgaatattaattacaataaattatggacgacagaggttctaaaaagaggaaaggaggagcagagaaaatccgagttaaaATGTGGGAAAGGGCCACACAGGTGCATATGGAGCCActgcttaagctaccgagctaaacaccAGCCGTGTCTGTTCTGTAGCTCAAATCAGTGCTGTAAGTAAACTGTTTCCAAAGTTTAATGTAGACAGGTGTAGACATGTACAACATGATCTTCATTGAGCATACtatgttctgtgttatttatgggGTATTTGGGGGTTCAGTATGGGTGGGTTGGAGAATGTTTGAGTGCGTGTGTTTTGGGGGCGGGTTCATCGGTCCAATGGTGGGCCGGTCCAGaggaaaaatgccagggccgaattttgttcccagtccGACCCTGCCTCCGGGTTTAGCGCTTCTTAACAGTTAGTTAACTGAACGATTTTATAactgtcattttatgtttctgtgacattgtcacaaaaacattaaggtgaaaaaatagacatttagtTCCAGTAAGTTAACAATGACCTGCacattttgttgtgacagtACTCACCGTAAGCTTCCCGCTGTCGGTGGCgcatcagtgaaaacatggactggagtttcattgattcaggttttatatcaataaatcACCGGAACGAATTCAATAATGAAGCTCTAACAGCGTCAGTCAAACCGGAACGAATTCAATAATGAAGCTCTAACAGCGtcagtcaaagttacaaatgacctcctaatggcatcagacaaaggactcatctctgtactggtcctgttagatcttagtgccgcatttgacaccatcaAAAAGTACCCACCATGGAAGAGACGATTAGAGGCCAAGATAaaggcagcacagagagaatttagccagctagctgaactgcagaaaggaaacatgGTGAATAAAGGGGCACCCAGGAAGTACAACTCACTCTCCATACGAGAGGCACTCGAAACTGCCAAACAGCGATTAACAGCTCTGGCCACCCGGTTGAAGAGATACACCAAGGAGAGAGAGGCCAGGAGAATAAACAAGCTGTTCTCCACTGAACCAGCCAAGGTGTACTGTCACTGGCAGGGAAACAACAACCGGTCAGACCCACTaagagctgaggtggaaaaatactggaaagacaTATGGGAAAGAGAGGCATCACACAACACCACTGCCCAATGGCTAGTGGACCTAAGAGCTGACCACAGCAACCTCCCAGAACAAGAACCAGTAACCATCTCAATGGCAGACTTCCAAGAAAGagtgtcaaagatgaagagctggacagCACCAGGCCCCGACATGATCCATACGTACTGGCTGAAGAATCTAACTGCCCTCCATGAACGCCTAGCAGCATAGATGAACCAGCTGCTGAGGGATGGGACCCACCCAGAGTGGCTAACCCAAGGTAAGACAGTCCTAGTCATGAAGGACCCCCAGAAGGGACCCATCCCATCCAACTACCGGCCAATTACCTGTCTCTGCACAACATGGAAGGCCCTGTCAGGCATCATTGTGGCAAAAATGAGTAAGTATGTGGCTCAATACATGAGCGAGGCACAGAAAGGTATTGGCAGTAACACCAGGGGAGCCAAGCATCAGCTACTGGTTGATAGAACAGTCGCCCGAGAttacaaaaagagacagaccAACCTGTGCACTGCCTGGATTGACTACAAGAAAGTCTACGACTCAATGCCGCACACATGGATACTGGAATGTCTGGAACTGTATAAGATCAACAGGAACCTAAGGACCTTCATCCAGAACTCAAAAGAAATGTGGAAGACAACCCTAGAGGCCAATTCAAAACCCATTGCccaagtcaacatcaagtgtggcatataccaaggagatgcattatcaccactgctgttttgCATAGGCCTGAACCCCCTCAGTCAGATCATCACGAAGAGCAGTTACGGGTACCTGTAGTGGGGCAACAATTtgccacctgctctacatggatgacatcaagctgtatgccaggaacgagcgagaaatagactcactaatccacaccaccaggatctaTAGCAATGACATAGGGATGTCATTCGGATTGGACAAGTGTGGCGGGATGGtctcaaagagaggcaagatgatCCGGACTGAGGGGATTGAC includes:
- the LOC109140796 gene encoding olfactory receptor 4E1-like encodes the protein MMDNVSLIRMFFLSGLNETVNYRLTLFSLTLLCYCLILLFNVSLIVTIILDKNLHEPMYILLCVLGINGLYGTTGFYPKFLWDLLSPVHVISYSGCLVQAQVVYSFACCDMSILVVMAYDRYVAICQPLEYHSILSKKRLIILACYSWLTPFCIFGINVFLTSRLKLCSPYIARLFCVNWIIVKLACFPAETTLNNIVAYITMIIYVFHGVFIVLSYMILIKTCVNSIENRAKFMQTCVPHLTSLITFLLTLLFDVMNMRYNSNKLPQMCEGWGPTRGLTQGKTV